Genomic window (Shewanella psychropiezotolerans):
ATTAATCGGCGTTAAAAAATACACAAGAGAAACAATGTAGTGATGCTAATGACATCTGCATCAGCGCAAGAATATGCTGAGGATTTATGCATAGAAAACGTATAACGAGTACAGAACAGAGGATGAATCTACACTCGTTAACTCTGAAAATTCAGTGAATTAAGACTAAATTAAGCCAAGCGGCCTATTACACTGAGAAAGGGTACTTGATGGCATCATGGTGTTGATAATTTGATACTTCGAAGTCATCCATGGTCACCCAGGTCTCAAGATCTTCGAGGGATTTGATGTCTGGATTGATAGACAAGGAAGCTGGCCCGAAGGGCTCTCTTTTCAACTGTACATCGCGCATCAGATCCAATTGATCTTCATAAATGTGAGCATTGACAATTTTATGGTAAGCCTGGCCCGGTTTTTTACCGGTAATTTGCGCAATTAATACCAGAAGAGTGAACACCTGAACCTGATTAAAATTCAATCCCAGAGGCACATCACAAGAACGCTGAAAACTATTGAGATATAATGTGTCCCCTAACAGGGAAAAATTATGGGTGTGCATACACGGGCGTAAACAACCCATATGAAATTCACCAGGATTATAGAAACTGAGGATCTCTCCGCGATCATCGACCCCTTTCTTGAGGTTATCGACAATTTTCTTCAGCTGATCTATGCTGCCACCATCAGGTTTACTCCACGCCCTTCCCTGAACGCCATATACACGACCCATGTCATCCTCTCCTTTACGATGAGGATTATTCAACCAGGCCAAGTTCTCATTGGCATTAGCATCCCAGGTCTTAGCACCCAGTTTACGAAAGTCGGCAGCATTATCAAAGCCACGAATATACCCCAGCATCTCGGCGATCGCCGCTTTCCAAAAACTTTTACGGGTAGTAATTAAAGGGAACTCATTCTTCTCTACGTTATAAACAAGATCGGCATTGATGACAGTGAGACACCTTTTACCGGTACGTTCATTTTCGATCCAGGTGCCTTCATCGATGATCCGATTACAAAGTTCTAAATATTGTTTCATTGCGATTGACCTTAATCTGGCACACTAAAAAATTTATTATCGGTACTAAACACCCCGATAAAACACCCCACGACTTGTGAGTATTACTCGGTGATATCTAAGCTAAACTCAAACTATTGCTAGCTTCAATCCGACCACGACTAGCAGGAGCGCAAAAATCCTCCTCAATATCTTAGTCGGCCAGATGCTCGCCGCTTTCACACCTAAGGGAGCGATCAAGACTGATATCATCACGATACCTAATAGGGCTGGCAGATACACATAACCTAAGGTCCACTCCGGCAAACCCGACACGTTCCAGCCCGAAAGTACGTAACTGACACTGCCAAAGAGCGCGATAAACACCCCGGATGCGGAGGAGAAGCCTATGGCATTTCTCATCTGTAATCCACACCAACTCAGGAAGGGGATAAGTAAAACCCCACCGCCGATCCCCATCAATGCCGCGATAATAGCAATAACGGCCGATACAGCAAATAATATCGGCATCGAAGGCATCTGTTTGTCAACAAGGCTCACTCGATAGGGAAAAATCATCTGAGCAGCCATACAGATCACAAACACGGCGAAACTTGTCTGCAATAGATTGGCGCTAAGGTAACTTGAAATAAAGCCTGCGCTTAAGGAGCCCAAAATGAGTCCAGGCAATACAGACTTAAGCAGAGGCCAGGGAATATTACCTTGCTTGTGATGAGCGAGAGCCGAAGACATGGAGGTTAAGATAATGGCGGCTAAGGAGGTCGCGATGGCAACATGGGGAAGAACGGCCCCATCGAAACCAACCGATGGCAACAGATACAGGAGTACAGGAACGGCAACTATGCCACCACCTATGCCTAACAAACCCGCCATGAAACCTATCACACCACCAAGAAGCAGACAGCTTAAGAAAAGCAACAATAGACTATCCATTAGTTAAGGATGGCGCCAAGCTCTCTGGACTCAAAGTACTCTCTCACCAACTCCCTCACCTCTTGACCACTACTCAGCGTCAAAGCCATCTCGAGTAACTCGCTCAGATCGGAATGAGACACACGGCGCAGCAGATAGTTAATCCGAGCCAGGCTGCCCTGATTCATACTCAGCTGATCATAACCCATAGCCACCAGCAGTATGACTCCGATAGGCTCACCCGCCAGTTCACCGCAAACACTCACAGGAAGATGGTACTGCCAACAATCGAATCTGGCCCGCTTCAGAGCCCTGAGGATCCCCGGGTGATAACAATCATAGAGAGTGCTCACCCTAGGGTTATTTCTATCTACAGCCAACATATATTGAGTCAGGTCGTTAGAGCCAACAGAGACAAAATCAACCCTTCTGGCCACTTCAGCCAGTTGATACAATAAGGCAGGAACTTCAATCATGATGCCGATTTTAGGTCTAAAAATATCTTTGCCCAGATCACTTTTTAACTCAAAGTACGCCTGTTCCAGATAAGTGATAGCCTGATCTATTTCATCTAAACTACTGACCATGGGCAAGAGAATATGTAACTGGTCACTATCGGCTCCCGCTTGAATCATGGCTCTGAGTTGTACTAAGAAAAGCTCGGGATGATCCAAAGATAATCTTATTCCCCGCCAGCCCAAAAATGGGTTTTCCTCATTGATAGGAAAATAGGCTAACGGCTTATCTCCGCCAACATCGAGTGTCCTCATCACGACAGGCTTACCGCATGCGATTTCAAGCACCTGACGATATACTTTCACCTGCTCGGATTCACTGGGAAACCTTTGGTGCAACATAAACGGAATTTCGGTTCTGTATAAACCGACGCCGTCAGATCCTTCTGCAATCTCAGACTCTAAGCTGCTCAGTAGACCCGCATTTAGATAGAGATGTATTCGTTTACCATCTATGGTTTCAGCTGGCAGGTTTAATTCTTGAGCATATCTGTTCTGTAAAGCTTTTTCAGCCGAGATCAGATTTCTGTATTCGGCGATAAGAGCGGGGGCCGGTGAAACCAGTAGTTGTCCTCGGTTAGCATTGATGATCAATAACTTCTTATCGATACCTGCGGTGAGTACCCCTTCTACGCCTATGATGGCAGGGACCCCTAATGCACGAGCTAAAATCGCGGCATGGGAATTAACACCGCCCTGCTCTGTCACTATGCCGACCAACTTGTGACGCGGGAACTCGGCTAACATGGTCGCATCGGCTTCTTTAGTGACTAATATCACCGGCACATCGGGCTCGAAACCCATTCTTTCAGGCTCAATAAGCAGACGTAGTACCCGTAGACCAAGATCACGAATATCTCCGGCTCGCTCCTTAAGATAGAGATCTTTCATTTGGGTAAACTCTTCTATATAACGCAAAGAGACCCGACTCACAGCGGAAACGGCGCTCCAGCCCTCTCCTACCTCCTTGATATATTCGCCACCCAGACTGGCGTTATCGAGCAGTAACTGCAAAGCCGAAAATATAGAGACAACTTCATGATCTTCTTCTTGCTCGAAGCGCTGAGACAAGGATGAAAGCGTGTCTTTACACGCTTCTATGGCAATGTTCAAACGAACCACTTCAGCCTTGCTGTCGGTCACTTTTACTTCAGGCTGGGCTAATTCTATCTGACCGCCTATGACCAAAGCATGTGCTATAGCAATGCCGTTTGCTGCAGAAGTTCCCGTAAAGTGCAATAGGTCTGGTGCTTCGGCTTTCTTTCGCAGGTTTCTTATCGCCATAGCGAGCTGAGCCGCCAATGTCATTAAGAACGCTTCTTCCCCCTCACTGAACAGACGGGTATCGGCTTGCTGAACCACCAAAACACCTAAAATTCGTTTCTGATAGATGATAGGGGCTGCGAGGAATGCCCGAAAGCTTGCCTCCTCGGCTTCTTCAAACTGCTTAAATCTAGGATGCTGCTGTGCATCGGCTAGATTAATCGGCTCTTCTCGCTCGGCAACCAGGCCAACCAAACCTTCTGAGAGTGACATTTTCACTTGGCCTACAGCACTTTGCAATAAGCCATCTGTTGCAGAGAGCACCAGTTGCTCATCCTCTAACAGATATATAGAACAGCACTGAGTTGTCATCGCGGTTTTAGTACGAGAAACGAGCATATCTAAAGCTGAGTGGAGATCTTGCGCCGCTGCCACCGCTTGTGTGATATCTCTTAGCATCTTAAGCAATTAGTCACTCCCTATTACACAACTCAATTATTTTCTATTCTATTTAAGGCTTAAGGCCAGATTGTTTATACAAGCGTTAACGCCGCCTGTTTCTTCTTTTATTACTGTGATTATTACCGTAATGAGATTCTCGCGATTGAAACGGCAGTGCCGTCGGCGCAAATTCCTTCATCGCTTTTCTATATACATCCCGCTTAAAGGACACGACTTGCCTAACGGGGTACCAGTAACTCACCCAACGCCAGTCATCGAACTCGGGGTGACCACAAGCATTGAGATTGATTGCACTCTCACCACTTTTCAACTGGAGTAAAAACCACTTTTGTTTCTGCCCAATGCAGACAGGTTTGCTATCTTGTCGAATCAAACGTTTAGGTAATCTGTAACGCAACCAGGAGCGAGTCGACGTTAAAATCTGAACATGTTCAGGTTTTAACCCCACTTCTTCATAAAGCTCTCTATACATCGCCTCTTCAGGAGTTTCACCTTCATCAACTCCCCCTTGAGGAAATTGCCAGGAATGTTGGCCAAACCTTCTGGCCCACATTACCTGCCCAAAGCGATTACAGATAATGATGCCCACATTTGCGCGAAAGCCGTCACTATCAATCACATGGACTCCGTATTTTACAATTTCAATCTCACGATTGTTTCACAAAGCCGAGGCTGCGGCAAATGACATGTAGCAGATTAACTTTGGATAAAAAAGCTAAATAACCACTTTTATCAACAGAAACCGATAACCAATAGCAATGA
Coding sequences:
- a CDS encoding thymidylate synthase → MKQYLELCNRIIDEGTWIENERTGKRCLTVINADLVYNVEKNEFPLITTRKSFWKAAIAEMLGYIRGFDNAADFRKLGAKTWDANANENLAWLNNPHRKGEDDMGRVYGVQGRAWSKPDGGSIDQLKKIVDNLKKGVDDRGEILSFYNPGEFHMGCLRPCMHTHNFSLLGDTLYLNSFQRSCDVPLGLNFNQVQVFTLLVLIAQITGKKPGQAYHKIVNAHIYEDQLDLMRDVQLKREPFGPASLSINPDIKSLEDLETWVTMDDFEVSNYQHHDAIKYPFSV
- a CDS encoding sulfite exporter TauE/SafE family protein, with the protein product MDSLLLLFLSCLLLGGVIGFMAGLLGIGGGIVAVPVLLYLLPSVGFDGAVLPHVAIATSLAAIILTSMSSALAHHKQGNIPWPLLKSVLPGLILGSLSAGFISSYLSANLLQTSFAVFVICMAAQMIFPYRVSLVDKQMPSMPILFAVSAVIAIIAALMGIGGGVLLIPFLSWCGLQMRNAIGFSSASGVFIALFGSVSYVLSGWNVSGLPEWTLGYVYLPALLGIVMISVLIAPLGVKAASIWPTKILRRIFALLLVVVGLKLAIV
- the ptsP gene encoding phosphoenolpyruvate--protein phosphotransferase; protein product: MLKMLRDITQAVAAAQDLHSALDMLVSRTKTAMTTQCCSIYLLEDEQLVLSATDGLLQSAVGQVKMSLSEGLVGLVAEREEPINLADAQQHPRFKQFEEAEEASFRAFLAAPIIYQKRILGVLVVQQADTRLFSEGEEAFLMTLAAQLAMAIRNLRKKAEAPDLLHFTGTSAANGIAIAHALVIGGQIELAQPEVKVTDSKAEVVRLNIAIEACKDTLSSLSQRFEQEEDHEVVSIFSALQLLLDNASLGGEYIKEVGEGWSAVSAVSRVSLRYIEEFTQMKDLYLKERAGDIRDLGLRVLRLLIEPERMGFEPDVPVILVTKEADATMLAEFPRHKLVGIVTEQGGVNSHAAILARALGVPAIIGVEGVLTAGIDKKLLIINANRGQLLVSPAPALIAEYRNLISAEKALQNRYAQELNLPAETIDGKRIHLYLNAGLLSSLESEIAEGSDGVGLYRTEIPFMLHQRFPSESEQVKVYRQVLEIACGKPVVMRTLDVGGDKPLAYFPINEENPFLGWRGIRLSLDHPELFLVQLRAMIQAGADSDQLHILLPMVSSLDEIDQAITYLEQAYFELKSDLGKDIFRPKIGIMIEVPALLYQLAEVARRVDFVSVGSNDLTQYMLAVDRNNPRVSTLYDCYHPGILRALKRARFDCWQYHLPVSVCGELAGEPIGVILLVAMGYDQLSMNQGSLARINYLLRRVSHSDLSELLEMALTLSSGQEVRELVREYFESRELGAILN
- the rppH gene encoding RNA pyrophosphohydrolase — its product is MIDSDGFRANVGIIICNRFGQVMWARRFGQHSWQFPQGGVDEGETPEEAMYRELYEEVGLKPEHVQILTSTRSWLRYRLPKRLIRQDSKPVCIGQKQKWFLLQLKSGESAINLNACGHPEFDDWRWVSYWYPVRQVVSFKRDVYRKAMKEFAPTALPFQSRESHYGNNHSNKRRNRRR